In a genomic window of Methanoregula sp. UBA64:
- a CDS encoding helix-turn-helix transcriptional regulator gives MPEPEDDALALIQSKPEGVLQSELWKELGVDSRKCSRIVKKLEDSGLIERVEFKKEGIKTYLLRAKQQPVHPEDLLAGDELIPCIACDLECVVEECHPLMDWMYQLAIVENSGK, from the coding sequence ATGCCTGAACCTGAAGACGATGCACTGGCATTGATCCAGTCAAAACCTGAAGGGGTACTCCAGAGCGAGCTCTGGAAAGAGCTCGGCGTGGACAGCCGCAAGTGTTCGAGGATTGTAAAGAAACTCGAAGACAGCGGGCTTATTGAACGGGTAGAGTTCAAAAAAGAGGGGATCAAGACCTATCTGCTCCGTGCAAAACAGCAGCCGGTTCACCCCGAAGATCTGCTTGCCGGGGACGAACTGATTCCCTGCATTGCCTGCGACCTCGAATGCGTTGTCGAGGAATGCCACCCCTTGATGGACTGGATGTACCAGCTTGCCATTGTCGAGAACAGCGGCAAATAG
- the fbp gene encoding fructose-1,6-bisphosphate aldolase/phosphatase — protein sequence MPKTTISVIKADVGSFPGHSRTHPKLLEKAALMLKAERGKLLVDSFVTHCGDDLELIMTHTHGVDDKKVHKLAWDVFTECTKIAKELKLYGAGQDMLADAFSGNVKGMGPGVAEMEFAERGSDPVMVFMADKTEPGAWNFYLYKIFADPFNTPGLVIDPSMHDGFVFEVHDLVKKRAITFSCPEESYNLLAYIGAPSRYVVKHVFKKDGTIAASTSTQRLNMMAGRYVGKDDPVMIVRAQSGFPSMGEVLEPFTIPVLVAGWMRGSHHGPFMPVGLCDANCTRFDGPPRVICFGFQVADGRLIGPADMFDDPGFDRVRARCNELADTIRAQGPFEPHRLSLEEMEYTTLPAVEKTLEKRWKPLTG from the coding sequence ATGCCAAAGACCACCATCTCCGTCATCAAGGCCGATGTGGGAAGCTTCCCCGGCCATTCCCGCACCCACCCGAAGCTGCTCGAAAAAGCAGCGCTGATGCTTAAGGCCGAGCGGGGGAAACTCCTTGTCGATTCCTTTGTCACCCACTGCGGCGACGACCTGGAACTGATCATGACCCATACCCACGGAGTTGACGACAAGAAGGTCCACAAGCTCGCGTGGGATGTCTTTACCGAATGCACGAAGATTGCAAAGGAGCTCAAGCTCTACGGGGCCGGGCAGGACATGCTCGCCGATGCATTCTCGGGGAATGTCAAGGGTATGGGCCCGGGCGTTGCCGAGATGGAATTCGCGGAGCGGGGATCCGACCCGGTCATGGTCTTCATGGCCGACAAGACCGAGCCCGGCGCCTGGAACTTCTACCTGTACAAGATCTTTGCCGACCCGTTCAACACGCCGGGCCTTGTGATCGACCCGTCCATGCACGACGGGTTTGTCTTCGAGGTGCACGATCTCGTAAAGAAACGGGCGATCACCTTCTCCTGCCCCGAGGAGAGCTATAACCTGCTCGCCTACATCGGCGCCCCGTCGCGCTATGTGGTGAAACACGTGTTCAAAAAAGACGGCACGATTGCAGCCTCAACGAGCACCCAGCGCCTCAACATGATGGCGGGAAGATACGTGGGTAAAGACGACCCGGTCATGATCGTCCGGGCCCAGAGCGGTTTTCCCTCCATGGGCGAGGTGCTCGAACCCTTCACGATCCCGGTCCTTGTTGCCGGGTGGATGCGCGGCTCCCACCACGGGCCCTTCATGCCGGTCGGTCTCTGCGATGCGAACTGCACCCGGTTTGACGGGCCGCCCCGGGTCATCTGTTTCGGGTTCCAGGTAGCGGACGGGAGACTGATCGGCCCCGCCGACATGTTCGACGACCCCGGTTTCGACCGGGTCCGGGCACGGTGCAACGAGCTTGCCGATACGATCCGGGCCCAGGGGCCTTTTGAACCCCACCGGCTCTCCCTCGAAGAGATGGAGTACACCACGCTTCCGGCAGTTGAGAAAACGCTGGAGAAACGCTGGAAGCCCCTTACCGGTTAA
- a CDS encoding fibronectin type III domain-containing protein → MTLSGDIALITYNISATGIDDKNATITWKTNGNANSTVEYGTTTDYGSTSSDAVMKSSHMIGLYSLSSHTTYHYRVRSTTIDSISATSGDATFTTLYSTGTPVATQSQGTTFSGVTATTTNGAQQVNLTHSTLTGTTSVSGNTVTVSNPGNGWSSLKYTGTVQQDAGLNISISNVQRVVMESTPVTTDLGGSVGAVSTKISVPLTQPVTGTPLQQNIIAGATSSATSAFQLAATSSSLDIKSVAYTVEFTNTDSVNANLGGDGVTLNLGIDHAWVDANGGRGAIKILRSGEDGRKEVLTTHYTTSSGSTDYFEAVSPHGLSVFGIAAVASTGGNNGGGNSGGGDTGGGGGSGDGGQAGGFFSALFGAPAAPPAAPALPPQRAPYEKNVTVTTRSLSVAGLMATRDTAGLPTLHLATRLAEQSGANISVQGNVITINQPGFALTLETRDIPHMENDVISGTISGAGVSTAPAFAQTDAGNVSVAVSTPITGIPENAVISIAIPQAINRDIVDAFRSAAESASGELTGIAYSASVDTINLTAAGPATVTMTISPEWVHAYGGISAITIARLDDDGTAELLVTNYSGTDPAENLVFVGSSPKGFSTFGLVSVKHQNIPVQTSPEPASPASSSTPAGMDNVTTGIPFVGDPLLLIMGLVVCVVAGLLGVVIYWIRFRKPAKKDSKKG, encoded by the coding sequence ATGACCCTTTCCGGGGACATCGCACTGATTACCTACAATATCTCAGCTACCGGGATCGATGATAAAAATGCCACCATCACATGGAAAACGAACGGTAATGCGAACAGTACCGTTGAATACGGCACCACTACCGACTATGGTTCAACGAGCTCGGATGCGGTGATGAAATCCTCGCACATGATAGGATTGTACAGCCTCTCTTCTCATACAACATACCATTACCGGGTAAGATCCACGACAATAGACAGCATCTCCGCCACCAGCGGGGATGCAACGTTTACCACCCTTTATTCCACCGGGACTCCCGTCGCCACCCAAAGCCAGGGAACCACGTTCTCCGGGGTTACCGCAACCACAACGAACGGCGCCCAGCAGGTTAATCTCACCCATTCTACGCTCACCGGGACTACTTCTGTTTCCGGAAACACAGTTACCGTCAGTAATCCGGGAAACGGGTGGTCCAGCCTGAAATATACCGGAACCGTACAACAGGATGCCGGGCTGAATATCAGCATCAGTAATGTCCAGAGGGTGGTCATGGAAAGCACCCCGGTGACCACCGATCTTGGCGGGAGTGTCGGAGCGGTCAGCACCAAGATTAGTGTCCCCTTAACTCAACCGGTGACCGGAACTCCCCTCCAACAGAATATCATCGCAGGTGCAACCAGCTCCGCGACCAGTGCCTTCCAGCTTGCAGCCACGAGCAGCAGTCTCGATATCAAATCGGTGGCATATACCGTGGAGTTCACGAATACAGACTCCGTGAATGCCAATCTGGGCGGTGACGGCGTGACCCTGAATCTGGGGATCGACCATGCCTGGGTGGATGCAAACGGGGGCCGGGGTGCCATCAAAATCCTGCGATCCGGGGAGGACGGGAGAAAAGAAGTACTGACTACGCACTATACGACCAGTTCCGGCTCAACCGATTATTTCGAAGCAGTCTCCCCCCACGGGCTTTCGGTCTTCGGTATAGCTGCGGTAGCGTCAACGGGTGGCAACAATGGGGGAGGTAATTCCGGCGGCGGGGATACCGGCGGAGGGGGCGGGAGCGGCGATGGAGGCCAGGCTGGAGGGTTCTTCTCCGCCCTGTTCGGTGCCCCTGCAGCACCGCCGGCTGCACCGGCCCTGCCACCCCAACGGGCGCCGTATGAGAAAAACGTGACCGTGACAACCCGGTCGCTTTCGGTTGCGGGACTCATGGCAACCCGGGACACAGCTGGGTTACCAACCCTTCACCTTGCCACCCGATTGGCCGAACAGTCCGGTGCCAATATCTCCGTACAGGGTAACGTTATCACCATCAACCAGCCGGGGTTTGCCCTGACGCTTGAAACCCGTGACATTCCCCATATGGAAAATGATGTAATTTCCGGCACGATCTCAGGAGCTGGTGTAAGTACAGCACCGGCTTTTGCACAAACGGATGCGGGTAATGTCTCTGTTGCGGTCAGTACTCCGATAACAGGAATTCCGGAGAATGCCGTCATCTCCATTGCTATCCCCCAGGCGATTAACCGTGACATTGTAGATGCATTCCGGTCTGCCGCGGAGAGTGCTTCCGGGGAACTAACCGGGATCGCTTACAGCGCTTCGGTGGATACTATCAACCTTACCGCAGCCGGTCCGGCGACCGTAACGATGACCATCTCGCCGGAATGGGTCCATGCATATGGGGGAATCTCCGCCATCACCATTGCCCGTCTGGATGATGACGGAACTGCCGAGCTGCTTGTGACAAATTATTCCGGTACGGACCCTGCCGAAAATCTCGTATTTGTGGGAAGTTCGCCCAAAGGATTCTCCACTTTCGGCCTCGTCAGTGTAAAACACCAGAATATTCCGGTTCAGACCTCGCCCGAACCAGCATCTCCTGCATCCTCCTCAACCCCCGCAGGCATGGACAATGTCACAACCGGGATACCGTTTGTTGGCGATCCTCTCCTTCTGATAATGGGACTGGTGGTCTGTGTAGTGGCAGGGTTACTGGGTGTTGTCATTTATTGGATACGATTCCGTAAACCCGCAAAGAAAGACTCCAAAAAAGGATGA
- a CDS encoding glutamate-cysteine ligase family protein, translating into MTIGTEHEFSVNDDHFTALPVSDQIIKAICGSFESEISFGDVRLGKELQKTVIEMLPKVPADGPAVLEIQLVQGINRFYRIFPDQYHLLGLGMHPTVTLDRTSVWDHDEGEYYECYDRLFNIHQHGWLNIQALQVNLSYANEKDLLMQYNRIRTFLPYLVAITASSPMVEGKLTGVMDNRLVYYRKNQEQIPAICNGIVPERLRSVAEYNAFQETIFAELRTRDAEILCEEWLNSGGLIIRFSRQCLEIKAMDEQECIKSDMAVAAFVQALLRCPTLPVESDRDALLGLMETAIQKGTVGLRPELVALYDHAWKKATPEEKQYLPIIERRIKNGSLAELMAERYRREKQIEPILADMARCLQKNTPYGMD; encoded by the coding sequence ATGACAATCGGAACAGAGCATGAGTTCTCGGTAAACGACGATCATTTTACCGCGCTGCCTGTCTCGGACCAGATCATAAAGGCGATCTGCGGGAGTTTCGAGAGCGAGATATCGTTTGGCGATGTCCGTCTGGGTAAAGAGCTCCAGAAGACCGTCATCGAGATGCTCCCGAAGGTGCCTGCCGATGGCCCGGCGGTACTGGAAATCCAGCTCGTGCAGGGGATCAACCGTTTCTACCGGATCTTCCCGGACCAGTACCACCTGCTCGGCCTCGGCATGCACCCGACCGTGACGCTCGACCGGACCTCCGTCTGGGACCACGACGAAGGGGAATACTACGAGTGCTACGACCGGCTCTTCAACATCCACCAGCACGGGTGGCTCAACATCCAGGCGCTCCAGGTCAACCTCTCGTATGCAAACGAAAAAGACCTGCTCATGCAGTACAACCGGATCCGCACCTTCCTGCCGTACCTGGTCGCCATCACGGCGTCGTCGCCCATGGTCGAGGGAAAACTGACCGGGGTAATGGACAACCGACTCGTCTATTACCGGAAAAACCAGGAGCAGATCCCGGCGATCTGTAACGGGATCGTCCCGGAGCGGCTCCGCTCGGTTGCGGAATACAACGCGTTCCAGGAGACGATCTTTGCCGAACTCCGCACCCGTGATGCGGAGATCCTCTGCGAAGAGTGGCTCAACTCGGGCGGTCTTATCATCCGGTTCTCCCGGCAGTGCCTCGAGATCAAGGCAATGGACGAGCAGGAGTGCATAAAGTCCGACATGGCAGTGGCCGCATTCGTACAGGCCCTGCTGCGCTGCCCGACGCTTCCCGTGGAATCGGACCGGGATGCACTCCTCGGACTCATGGAGACGGCGATACAGAAAGGGACGGTCGGTCTCCGCCCGGAACTTGTGGCCCTTTACGATCATGCCTGGAAGAAGGCAACGCCGGAGGAAAAGCAGTACCTGCCGATAATCGAACGCAGGATAAAAAACGGCAGCCTTGCCGAACTGATGGCGGAACGCTACCGCAGGGAAAAGCAGATCGAACCGATCCTTGCTGATATGGCCCGCTGCCTGCAAAAGAACACGCCATACGGCATGGATTAA
- a CDS encoding PAS domain S-box protein has translation MISILFVDDNTGFLGQLRPILEKTGEVRLEMVPSPKMAIEKLKSRIFDIVICFEEVPAVNGIEFVPDMDGIGFLRYLRSIGNPTPVILYERRGQSRIAFEEVANGAEVTFSGNCDLRGPAAELVTLLKQTALRRKTEREAKLQNDQLTAILSATPLGIFQMRNATIEWVNHPFAALLGTTEPALIGKPVRTLFKSDEEFVQVCRDLQIHRDPLGNGLAESEIARTGGGYVACTLQARLLDPLDAKKGGTVVVTDISDKKKMRDALKESEGKYREMMANAQSIIIRMDLLGNITYINTFAAAFFDYSESDLVGKNLVGTIVPEKNRGGHDLSMMANDLGFNAEGYAINVSENIRRNGDIVWIAWINKAIRDPQGHITEILCIGHDITDRKQTGAVRISTDSWKDQVVSDTDVREEVFDTVFHIATEISIEGREGKAVGTTFLIGDTKNVLSKSRQIMLNAFEGHAPEMRMVTNPDLKENIKEFAQLDGAFVISGDGFIEASGRYITVDSSHVTLPKGMGTRHNSVAAMTSVTKAVGIVVSQSGGGITIFKNGQILKKITL, from the coding sequence ATGATATCCATTCTTTTTGTCGATGACAATACCGGCTTTCTTGGGCAGCTGCGCCCGATCCTTGAAAAGACCGGGGAGGTCCGCCTGGAGATGGTGCCGTCGCCCAAGATGGCCATCGAGAAACTCAAAAGCCGCATCTTCGACATCGTGATCTGTTTTGAGGAAGTGCCGGCAGTAAACGGGATCGAGTTCGTTCCCGACATGGACGGGATCGGTTTTTTGCGGTACCTCCGGTCGATCGGCAACCCTACGCCCGTAATCCTCTACGAACGCCGGGGCCAGAGCCGGATCGCGTTTGAGGAAGTCGCAAATGGCGCGGAAGTCACGTTCTCCGGGAATTGCGACCTGCGGGGACCGGCTGCGGAGCTGGTCACCCTTCTCAAGCAGACCGCCTTACGCAGGAAGACCGAGCGTGAGGCAAAGCTCCAGAACGATCAGCTGACCGCGATCCTCTCGGCAACCCCTTTAGGGATCTTCCAGATGCGCAACGCCACGATAGAATGGGTCAACCACCCGTTTGCTGCCCTTCTCGGGACAACCGAACCGGCGCTTATCGGCAAGCCCGTACGGACGCTCTTTAAGAGCGACGAGGAGTTCGTGCAGGTCTGCCGGGATCTCCAGATCCACCGGGATCCCCTCGGGAACGGGCTGGCAGAGTCCGAGATCGCACGGACCGGCGGGGGATATGTTGCCTGCACCCTCCAGGCCCGGCTGCTCGATCCGCTCGATGCAAAAAAAGGCGGCACGGTTGTCGTCACCGATATCTCGGACAAAAAGAAGATGCGGGACGCCTTAAAAGAGAGCGAGGGAAAATACCGCGAGATGATGGCAAACGCCCAGAGCATCATCATCCGGATGGACCTCCTCGGGAACATCACCTACATCAACACCTTTGCTGCGGCGTTCTTTGACTATTCGGAAAGCGACCTTGTCGGAAAGAACCTGGTGGGAACGATTGTCCCCGAGAAGAACCGGGGCGGTCACGATCTCTCCATGATGGCAAACGATCTGGGATTCAATGCCGAAGGATATGCCATCAACGTGAGCGAGAACATACGCAGGAACGGCGATATTGTCTGGATTGCGTGGATCAACAAGGCGATCCGGGACCCGCAGGGCCATATCACCGAGATCCTCTGTATAGGCCACGACATCACCGACCGCAAGCAGACCGGGGCGGTACGGATCAGTACCGATTCCTGGAAGGACCAGGTGGTCTCGGATACTGACGTGCGGGAAGAAGTGTTCGATACGGTCTTCCATATCGCGACCGAGATCTCGATCGAGGGCCGCGAGGGAAAGGCGGTCGGCACGACCTTTTTAATCGGCGACACGAAAAACGTGCTTTCCAAGTCCCGGCAGATCATGCTCAATGCCTTCGAAGGCCATGCCCCCGAGATGCGGATGGTAACAAACCCCGATCTAAAAGAGAACATCAAGGAGTTCGCGCAGCTCGACGGGGCGTTCGTGATCTCGGGCGACGGCTTTATCGAGGCGTCGGGCCGCTACATCACGGTCGATTCAAGCCATGTGACGCTCCCCAAAGGGATGGGCACCCGGCATAACTCGGTTGCGGCGATGACGAGCGTGACAAAGGCAGTGGGTATCGTGGTATCCCAGAGCGGCGGCGGGATTACTATTTTTAAGAACGGGCAGATTTTGAAGAAGATTACGCTGTGA
- a CDS encoding ATP-grasp domain-containing protein — protein sequence MSRLGIFVDRKTLSNAEQLGALIHCRDVAEEMGHNVDFLFPVDINKIPKMDALFIRARTDPMNITYVAARMADFHGIPVIDDSDSIQICGDKINMYSHLLRKNVSLPKTVFLSKNDLSVERVSQLFDTLGTPLIVKEPSTSFSLRVEKVTDIAGFFRVARRFIKMSDWIVVQQYVESTYDWRVGVLDGKLLYACKYTIPSVTFKIQASVNGHIVYCGVESVPAEAVPPHVIQLGIDAANAIGNGLYGVDIKNSNGDACVIEVNDNPSLESGEDTFYPNVYERIVNHLFAS from the coding sequence ATGAGCCGGCTTGGCATTTTCGTGGACCGGAAAACCCTCTCGAATGCCGAGCAGCTCGGGGCCCTGATCCACTGCCGCGACGTTGCCGAGGAGATGGGCCACAACGTGGACTTCCTCTTCCCGGTCGATATCAACAAGATCCCCAAAATGGACGCGCTCTTCATCCGGGCCCGGACCGACCCGATGAACATTACCTATGTTGCAGCGAGGATGGCAGACTTCCACGGGATCCCGGTCATCGACGATTCCGACTCGATCCAGATCTGCGGCGACAAGATCAACATGTACTCCCACCTGCTAAGAAAGAACGTCTCGCTCCCAAAGACCGTCTTCCTCTCGAAAAACGATCTCTCGGTGGAACGGGTGAGTCAGCTTTTCGACACGCTCGGGACGCCGCTGATTGTCAAGGAGCCTTCGACCTCGTTCTCGCTCCGGGTGGAGAAAGTCACCGATATCGCCGGCTTCTTCCGGGTTGCCCGGCGGTTCATCAAGATGTCGGACTGGATCGTTGTCCAGCAGTACGTGGAGAGCACGTACGACTGGAGGGTCGGGGTACTCGACGGGAAACTGTTGTACGCCTGCAAGTACACGATCCCCTCGGTCACCTTCAAAATCCAGGCCTCGGTAAACGGCCACATTGTGTACTGCGGTGTCGAGAGCGTTCCCGCGGAGGCAGTCCCGCCCCACGTAATCCAGCTCGGGATCGATGCGGCAAATGCGATAGGAAACGGCCTGTACGGCGTGGATATCAAGAACAGCAATGGCGATGCGTGCGTTATCGAGGTAAACGACAACCCCTCGCTCGAAAGCGGCGAGGACACGTTTTACCCGAACGTGTACGAACGGATCGTAAACCACCTTTTTGCAAGTTAA
- a CDS encoding RimK-like ATPgrasp N-terminal domain-containing protein, with the protein MAGGPANVITRPGMNRRAAARAAFLEEPHLKPAGKNAHARLTQKHEPPMLRDSLAIVHRDHASHVIAEDYSYKTEAYYTILRHELEGEDIRPSSRAVLDAFVVPICLERAKRAGIPVMEWGISQAYVPLPAILYGLNYFATASDFFVVQDNEQAKDVVKHITNKGKYPFCYQKLGDDAILHTCTAVFGRTTGSCAAIGGYAAMIYDLFHIPLVSMVFVKTGKNFALSSLAPTRYTHLSAQERSLLAAYRDEQEFL; encoded by the coding sequence ATGGCAGGCGGCCCCGCCAATGTCATTACCCGGCCAGGCATGAACCGGCGGGCAGCGGCAAGGGCGGCGTTCCTTGAAGAGCCGCACCTGAAACCTGCCGGCAAAAACGCCCATGCCCGCCTTACGCAGAAGCACGAACCGCCGATGCTCCGCGACTCCCTCGCGATTGTCCACCGTGACCACGCCAGCCACGTGATCGCCGAGGATTACTCCTACAAGACAGAGGCCTATTACACCATCCTCCGGCACGAACTCGAGGGAGAGGACATCCGGCCTTCCAGCCGGGCGGTACTTGACGCCTTTGTCGTGCCCATCTGCCTTGAGCGGGCAAAACGTGCGGGAATCCCCGTCATGGAATGGGGCATATCGCAGGCCTACGTGCCGCTGCCGGCGATCCTCTACGGCCTCAACTACTTTGCCACTGCATCGGACTTCTTTGTGGTGCAGGACAACGAGCAGGCAAAGGACGTGGTCAAGCATATCACCAACAAGGGCAAGTACCCGTTCTGCTACCAGAAGCTCGGCGACGATGCGATCCTCCACACCTGCACCGCGGTCTTTGGCCGGACCACCGGGAGCTGTGCTGCCATTGGCGGGTATGCTGCGATGATCTACGATCTCTTCCATATCCCGCTCGTGAGCATGGTCTTTGTAAAGACCGGGAAAAATTTCGCGCTTTCGAGCCTTGCCCCCACCCGGTACACCCACCTCTCCGCACAGGAACGCTCGCTCCTTGCCGCGTACCGCGACGAGCAGGAGTTCTTATGA
- a CDS encoding LSM domain-containing protein — MVNGIVLPIKKVFALVDSKITVEIKDEGKKLQGRLVAVDEYLNIHMDETIEYVNNERGRSLGTVVIRGNNILTIAPVL; from the coding sequence ATGGTTAACGGAATTGTTTTGCCCATAAAAAAAGTCTTTGCGCTCGTCGATTCAAAGATCACCGTTGAGATCAAGGACGAGGGAAAGAAACTTCAGGGCCGGCTTGTCGCCGTGGACGAATATTTGAACATCCACATGGACGAGACGATCGAATACGTCAACAACGAGCGGGGCAGGAGCCTCGGGACCGTCGTCATCCGCGGCAACAATATTCTTACTATTGCTCCGGTCCTGTAA
- a CDS encoding YkgJ family cysteine cluster protein, which yields MTENWLLRAEAICMDCGGHCCDEAHPPISKNCQERLIKEGVSPDAFEVKGYRRLKTHADNTCYLMKNGKCTIHAVKPETCRAGPFTFDVNGDMIRIFLKHPSICPIVTLLKDVPAAYDQQYDCAVKNITLLVANLTDEEIAEINKIDEPETDLVAEIPREYRAL from the coding sequence ATGACGGAAAACTGGCTGCTTCGTGCCGAAGCTATCTGTATGGACTGCGGGGGTCACTGCTGCGATGAAGCGCATCCCCCGATTTCGAAGAACTGTCAGGAACGGCTGATAAAAGAGGGGGTATCCCCGGACGCATTCGAGGTAAAGGGCTACCGGCGCCTTAAAACGCACGCCGACAACACCTGCTACCTCATGAAGAACGGCAAGTGCACCATCCATGCGGTAAAACCCGAGACCTGCCGGGCCGGGCCGTTTACCTTCGACGTGAACGGGGACATGATCCGGATCTTCCTCAAGCATCCCTCGATCTGCCCCATCGTGACGCTCTTAAAGGACGTGCCGGCTGCGTACGACCAGCAGTACGACTGTGCCGTGAAAAATATTACCCTCCTTGTCGCAAACCTGACCGATGAGGAGATTGCGGAGATCAACAAGATCGACGAGCCCGAGACCGACCTCGTCGCCGAGATTCCGCGGGAATACCGGGCGTTATGA
- a CDS encoding acetate--CoA ligase family protein — protein MTRTLLSEADGYALLKQYRIPVPRFAVARTAEEAGRAAGEIGFPLVAKIVSPDVVHKSDAGGVITGITTAAAAEQAFLAITQNIHAAFPGAEIRGVILETEQVPGLELIVGGKTDPAFGKVLTIGMGGTLVELLRDVAIRILPADENGIRAMVRSLKGYPLIAGYRHAAPRDEDEFVRITGALVRMFLEHPGISEFDINPVILYGKGCCAVDARIYTDDSAAPLPETGAGSPVPAGLLSGIRSVAVVGASQDPDKVGYAICRNMLSFSGDLYPVNPKSPAILGKTAYPSLSAIPGPVDAAVIAIPAPGVPAIVEEAGKKGVPLVVIVSSGFKETGAAGRALEDQILATAKRYHIRIMGPNCLGFMVPAQGINTTFDTLSPRPGSIAFISQSGAIITTIVDWSLPEEIGFSSVISVGNQLDLAFEDFIQSVAADPATNAIILYVEEIRNGRRFLEIVREITDQKPVIAIKSGSSAIGQKAASSHTGSLAGSFAVYQAAFRQAGIIPARSIREAFQAAELLASEGYPEGIRAVVISNAGGFAVLSSDYAERFGITLVEFPNEIVQELDAILPSNWSRANPIDMVGDSHPDRYAKTFDVMIRHQDLWDIAFVITAPTALSDPLRVANEIVRFSTHTKKMIVGCMIGGDSMKTPQHILKEAKIPNFPDLEDAFRTVGNICRYTCRNNGGSCGCARGEPLEKKRP, from the coding sequence ATGACCCGCACCCTCCTTTCCGAAGCCGACGGCTATGCACTGCTGAAACAATACAGGATACCGGTGCCCCGCTTTGCCGTCGCCAGAACCGCTGAAGAGGCGGGACGGGCCGCAGGGGAGATCGGCTTTCCGCTCGTGGCAAAGATAGTCTCGCCGGATGTGGTCCACAAGAGCGATGCGGGGGGCGTCATCACCGGTATCACAACAGCGGCAGCGGCAGAACAGGCGTTTCTTGCCATCACGCAGAACATCCATGCGGCCTTTCCCGGTGCGGAGATCCGGGGCGTGATCCTCGAAACAGAACAGGTCCCGGGTCTCGAACTGATCGTCGGGGGAAAGACCGATCCGGCGTTCGGGAAGGTACTTACGATCGGGATGGGCGGGACGCTCGTGGAACTGCTCCGCGATGTGGCGATCCGTATCCTCCCGGCGGACGAGAACGGGATACGGGCCATGGTCCGCAGCCTGAAAGGCTACCCGCTGATCGCGGGGTACCGTCACGCAGCGCCGCGGGACGAGGATGAATTTGTCCGGATCACCGGGGCGCTTGTGCGGATGTTTCTCGAGCACCCCGGGATCAGCGAGTTCGATATCAACCCGGTCATCCTGTACGGGAAGGGGTGCTGTGCAGTGGACGCACGGATCTACACCGATGACTCTGCGGCACCTCTTCCGGAGACCGGCGCCGGGAGCCCGGTGCCGGCCGGACTGCTCTCCGGGATCCGTTCGGTCGCCGTAGTCGGGGCATCGCAGGACCCGGACAAGGTGGGGTACGCAATCTGCCGGAACATGCTCTCGTTCTCCGGCGATCTCTACCCGGTCAACCCGAAGAGCCCGGCAATTCTCGGGAAGACTGCCTACCCCTCGCTGTCTGCGATACCCGGGCCGGTGGATGCTGCCGTGATCGCCATCCCGGCCCCCGGCGTCCCGGCAATTGTCGAAGAAGCAGGAAAAAAAGGAGTCCCCCTTGTCGTCATCGTCTCGTCCGGCTTTAAAGAGACCGGCGCCGCAGGCCGGGCCCTCGAAGATCAGATCCTTGCCACTGCAAAAAGATACCACATCCGTATCATGGGTCCCAACTGCCTCGGGTTCATGGTCCCGGCGCAGGGGATCAACACCACCTTCGATACCCTCTCCCCCCGGCCCGGCTCCATTGCATTCATCTCCCAGAGCGGGGCGATCATCACGACCATTGTCGACTGGAGCCTGCCAGAAGAGATCGGGTTCTCTTCGGTTATCTCGGTGGGAAACCAGCTCGACCTTGCCTTCGAGGACTTCATCCAGAGTGTTGCGGCAGACCCGGCAACAAACGCCATCATTCTCTATGTTGAGGAGATCAGGAACGGCCGGCGCTTCCTTGAGATCGTACGTGAGATCACGGACCAAAAACCCGTGATCGCAATAAAATCCGGGTCATCTGCCATCGGGCAGAAGGCAGCCTCATCGCATACCGGTTCCCTTGCCGGGAGTTTTGCCGTGTACCAGGCCGCATTCCGGCAGGCAGGGATCATCCCGGCCCGCTCGATCCGGGAAGCATTCCAGGCCGCAGAACTGCTCGCTTCCGAGGGATATCCCGAAGGGATACGGGCGGTCGTGATCTCGAATGCCGGGGGTTTTGCCGTCCTTTCTTCGGATTATGCGGAGCGGTTCGGGATAACGCTCGTGGAGTTCCCAAACGAGATCGTGCAGGAACTCGATGCCATCCTCCCGTCTAACTGGAGCAGGGCTAACCCGATCGACATGGTAGGCGATTCGCATCCCGACCGGTATGCAAAAACCTTTGACGTGATGATCCGGCACCAGGATCTCTGGGACATTGCCTTTGTGATTACCGCCCCGACCGCCCTGTCGGATCCCCTGCGGGTGGCTAACGAGATCGTCCGGTTCTCCACGCACACCAAAAAGATGATCGTGGGCTGCATGATTGGCGGCGACTCCATGAAGACGCCGCAGCATATCTTAAAAGAGGCAAAGATCCCCAATTTCCCGGATCTCGAAGATGCATTCCGGACCGTGGGAAACATCTGCCGATACACCTGCCGGAACAATGGCGGGTCCTGCGGGTGTGCCAGGGGGGAACCGCTGGAGAAAAAGAGGCCCTGA